The genomic stretch AGTGCATtccctgaaaacatttttaagaTAAAGTATAATTTGGAAAATTTCTGGTTGttgtcctcttttttttaaatgaaaaaaaagaaagcagttttAGTGGAGACAGTTACCCACTATCATGCTGAATAGCAGGTACTGGAAATAATTATTGCTTTGGAGAACTAACATATTAGATATACCTAAGGAAATAATTAGAAACAAGTTGCATTTACGAGGATACACAAAGAACAAACTATTGTCCTTGGCAGTCTTTCTAGGAAGTGATTATTTATATAAGAGCATGGCTAAACTCCTCctatatgctttttaaatatatatatatatacaaaatgcATGGTCTTTGTTTACAGTTTTAGTATTTAAAGTTGCTTCAGTTTGCCCTAACAGTAGGGCAGATGTTGAAGAAGAAGCTTTCTTGGATCTGAAGACTCAATTCAGGTAAAATGCTCCTTAAGAATTTATTACTTGTGCTTTATAGCCATTCCATCCCTTTAGATTCAAAATTGTTTCATTTCCACCGAAGAGCACTGAAGAATTAAATCAAAGATTGATATTACTCATTCTGTTTCTAATGACGTATTGATgatggtggccgtgtggaacggctgccgccattttgtgcgcgcacagcgcgcactagggttagggcagtgcggaagcactgccccgccttaaccctagtacgcgctgtgcgcgtacttttaagcccgtgtgtAATGGGCCATAGCTTTTCCCTGAGTGTCTTTGAAAGTTGAAGCAAGCAAGCCTAGAAAGTTGTGGCAAATTGCTGAAGCTCTTTCCTCTTGCCTTACTAACATATTATCCTTTAGTTCTATTGTTACTATGTACACGTCAACTTTATGTTATGCCAGCCCCTCATAGGGGTTCCTTAACAGGATCTGCcaaagtttgtcattgccttcctctaaggctgtgaGAGTGCAATGTGCCCAATgacacccagtagatttccataaATCATCAGAAATTTAAATCATGGTCTCCCAAAATCCTAactgaacactcaaaccactgaaaggaatggcaaaactcgagcatgcatgcatgtatagaCAAAAAAACACTTCAATTttaaactacaaaaaaaaaaaaaaatgaccaagAATTAccattcctttaaaaacaatattcCTAGTTTCCCTTAAAAAGAGCCATGTCGTGTAGagatttaagtgttggacaagGGCTCCAGGACTGCTACCCCAGGTCTACTTTTTGCTGGTTGAAGGAAACCAGATGTCAAAAAAGAGTATCTTGTCGTCTTTAGGCATTTGCCAAAGAGAGTTTTTGCTGTATGGATAGGGGAGCTAAGCATGTACTCTCCCAGCATTGCCTTCTCCACTTCTGACCTTTCTATGTTTTATAGAGCAGTGTAAACACATTCAGCCAAACCTTCTTGTACTCTTATTACTGACTTTCGATGTCAAAATAGAGGAACTGaaagctgaagaccatcctgttcagagaaacgttcccaggcattgcatgactattatttgctatttgacatttttagtttgttgcctgttttattgaactctttcctgtattgttagatattatttatatgtattatgctattattttttagattgtacgccatgggcaggtttaatcttatctattttattgattgtatgtacagtgctgtgcaaatctacagcgctatataaataaagcataataataataataataataatagtaataatggaaCGGATTCAGATGGAGCACACATCCCTGATCTTCACTGCACTTCCAGCAAAACCCAGTTCAGTGTATGCAAAAGCATCATATCCTGCCCTTTAGCTACAAAAGCTTCTAGGGCAGCTTGCAGGATAGGTAGCAGGACTGTTCATGCCTTTAAATCCAAGGGCTTGGGAGATATAAGAGGAAAAATTAAGTTCTATGCTTCTAATTATGCTTCTGACATTACAGTACTAGCAGTGTGCAGCAGCTGAGCCCAGACATGAGAGACAGGTGCTCAGTAATGTCTACTGGTTTCTGTGTCAGCAGAGCAGTGAATTCACTGTAGGTATTAGtcttctgaactttaaaggagctatccagtaCACTGGAACAATTTTGGTGGGCAGAGTTTGTCACGTTGGATAATTCCTTCGAAGCTTAGTCAAAACCTGTAACAGATTTACCATCCCACAGACATGGGAGAAATGCCTGgttcttctttccccccaaacAAATGTTAATAGTGAATTCTTTCTTGAAGGGATGATGATGCTTATGTAGTCAAAATGTCACTATCCATGCAGAAGAGGGAGGTGTCAGTAGGCTTGGGGGAACCCTAATGCTTAAGAACACTTAGAGGGGAAAAACCATGGGGGTACCTTCTTCCAAAGTCTAGTGAAAACTGAGTATGTCTGGGactttttgggtggtggtggtgaagggaaTACCAGAGCTGGGTCCAAAGGGGGAATATTAACCCTGACAGATAAGGAGGGTTCTCCTTTGCATTTAGCTCCCAATGAAGTCTCGCAATGCCAAAGCAGCAAAGGTGAACACCAGAACTCCTGACAAAGTCTTGTGATTGCATTGTCATCATAAGACTTTGTGCATGGTTGGGTGCAATTCTCACACTGGATCACATTTGAAGTTTTGTGGGACCAAAAGTCCCATGAAACTTGGAATGAGTCATGGCAGGCCTTGAGGGAATCTGCCTATGAGGGAgttggccatttttttttttttgctagaccTCAGAATGATCCACATTTCCATCCTCACTGCATCACACTACCTCAGGCTTTGGCTGTCGCCTTTGGCAGCTGGAAGGAATTTTCCCATGTTATTGGAGCATGGGCTTTTCACCTtccctgttttttcccctcccacacTGCTTTGTCGTCTTATCTGCTGCATGTACTCCTTTTTGTCAttattgattttgtattttgtggtaGCTTTTGTATTTGTAATTATTACTGAGCTTGCCTTTATGTAGCATCTTGACTGATCTTATTGTTCATGGTGCCTTCTGCTCACCTATCAGCTTCCCCACATCTTGTTTTCAGATCGGTTTGCTGCTTTTTCACAACTGGCAGATATAGAAGGGAGGAGGGGACATTGGGCATGAGTTAAATTGGGGGGTAAGTTAACCAATGGGGTGGacagagggaagaagaagggtGCCTGCAGCTGGGGCAGATTCAGGTGACTATACCCCAGCTTGATATAATATATTGAACATGATATAGTGACTGGCTAATTTGAAATGGCTGGCACTGAGGTTTAACTGACCTACACTGGTTTCCATCCCCATGTGCAGCATTGGCTGGTCTTGAACCATTATACCTCATGTCCCATCCTCGTTGTCACACAcatattgtataattgtatgatTTATGATGGTGATATTTGGATTAATGTTGTGACCAATTTTGCAACCCATAACACAGTGTCTAACCTTTTGTCTTGGCACAATGGAGTATTCTTGAAAAGAGCATGGCTAACTGAGTGGAACATGGAATGAGAGTTCTTCATAAAGCAATATTTTGCAGTTTCATTTGCTACATCTATGTCTGAGAGAAGCTCAGGCATGAATTTTAGGACACTGTCTGAAAACAGTGGGCTAAAATACCTCTTCTTCATTATATAGGAATAGATCAATGTCCAAAACTCTGCATCCCCAGGATATTCATTTTTGTGTTGCTAAAAAGGAGGATATGTTTTCttgaagcagaagaaaaaggagagaacaaTTCAGATTACCTTTGCCATATGCAAATGTACAGGCATACAAGTACTCAGGTAATAATACCAGGAATTCAAATTTTAGACAAGACAAGGCAAATCAACTAAGCCCATGCCCAAACTTCATCAGTTCAAAATTCATCAATTATTTTGCACCTTACTTCAAATTATCCAAATTGTTTCTTCAGTCCATTTACTCTCATTTTCAATCTAATAAATCAGATCCTTATCTAAAATCTCTTCCACCAATTACCCCTGCTCATCATAATCAGTCATCACCTCATTACCttcctaaattaaattaaattcagaaTAAATATAGGCCAAAATCCGACCACCTGGAGTAACTAGGCCAGTGCATACTCGCTAGCTGTCCAAATTTGTCAAGGACAGTTTCTCTGCCATCTCACGTTTTCAGCTGCTTCAAAAATATccctgtttttctctcctctccccactttcctcctttgccctcagcttaccacaactgctgcaaactcagttgaaagtgcaaaagcagtttttaTTCAACTGCTACAATATGGTGGGGATAGGTAGGGAGGTGAGGAAGGGAtagaaccttgcccttcccagtagactgaggcaaaagcaaactgctatagcttggcattttttctttattcataacttttgccatctcaaccacattgtgacattgcttggccacatgagtcccagttttcatctgtgaaatgctagaGGATATCCAGTGGTGGTATGCAATAGCACACTTCCATTTAAGATCCTTATCTAGTGAGCCCCATTTCTGGGCAGGATTAGAAGTGTGGCATGCTTAGTCAAAGACTGATATTTTGACCATCACACTATCCCACGCCctcaaatatttcacaaatgaaaaacagaacaCACATAGGAGGgtagtcaaaatggcaaaagtttttAAAGCTAATTCAATTAACTTTAATGGATAAATTGATGATGCTCATCAATGGGAAAACAACTCagcaatacaaaaagaaatgtgaaaaaataaataGTGCACACTCTGGGGTTAAAGTATTAACGACAAGAATATCAATACAAAAATGAATATAAGGCTATGGAATCAGAAGGTGGGGGAAGAGACTAAGCTAAATGAATGTTGTGTATTATACAaggaaagtgaaataaataaataagatggcaATAGTTTTTCATAGGAAGACAATATTACCTACAAGTGACTATTgtagtttggttttgcctgaccCTATTGGAAGGACAAGTTCCCacacctcctcttctcccccccccccccaattgagtTCTTTCAGTGCAAACTGCTTtagcactttgaacttagtttgcagcagttggagtAAACTGAAGGCAAAGGGGGTGGGAAGTGGGAGGATGAGTgggaaactgggatgttttaaaagcagttgaaaacacGGGACAACAGAGGATGAATGTGGGCTGTTCTTGAAAAATCAGGACATTTGAAAGGTATGCTATCTTGACTCTACGGGGGCTTAGGCTAATATGCTCAAGATAATATGAGCCCTATGAAAGCCTGGGTAAATAGCCTTCATTTTCATTTACTATttataaaatcaatttatttcagaCAAATTGATTAATTTAATTTCATGTTGCAGATATGCCTTCTTTGCTTCTAATCCATGCTCTACTCTCCAGTATCATCTGGGGTCCTGTGAGAATGACAGCCATCTTTAGCTTTGCTCCTGACCAGCTATTCACAGTGGAGTCACTCAGCGGTGCTACTGAAACTGTAGACCCTGAACAAGCCTCCACTGTTCCCCCTGATCAGGCTCCAAAGACAAACGAAATTGATCCAGTCACAGATGGTGGGAGTCAAGCAAGTTCCCAGATTGTTGTGACATCTCCAGCAACCTTTTACTTTAATGCGGCAGATGGAGTGGAAAATAAGAATCTTCCAGAAGCAACAGCCACTACTACTATTGCATCCAAACAACAGATAACTTCAGAGTTGTTCATCACTGCAACCCCAGTGCCTATGTACTCAGGCATAGGTAGTTCTGGGGATGAAAATAGCAGTAGTAGTTTTACACAGTTTGCTGATGCTAACAAAAGCCTTGCAATCGACGATCGCGTAGCTCCTGCCATCTCAAATGCTCCAAAGGAAAATAACACTGACACGGAGAGACACCACTTCTGTAAAATTCCAGGAGCTGAAGGACAAAAGAGAGACCAAGGTGAAAAAAAGAATGCAGGTAATTTTATCACTTAATGCCTTTGAGTTGCCGGAAATCTTTTTTAATGAACACCATTCATTTATTTCCTAATTTAAAACAACCAGATCAGTGTCATACTGAAAATCCCCCAAATCCACATTCTCTGTGCAATGAAGTAAAAAGATACTCAGTGGCAGTAAATGAGCAAATTGTGTCCCTGGTGGGTGAACACATTGCCAGTGTGCAGAACTCAGAATGCCAAtgaaactgtggtttgttgttgttgttacatcacATGGCTGGTCCATAGCATTGTGTGCTAGTTCTCACAATCTGGTAGCATTTGTGTCAACATAAATATTTGCAACTTTATAATTAGCTCAAGCACTCTGATGAACCCATGATGTACTTGTCAGAAACCATATAGCATAACCTGGCCTGATGTAACTACAGTGGGAGACAAATAAAGTTTTCATATTGAGCTCTGGGAAATCTCAGGCTTCATTGGAAATTTAGCAGGGATTTGTCAACAAAGAGGACAGTGACAGGGACTAAACTTCCCTGTTTGGGTCCTCATGGGAGGAGAGCTGCTTATATCCACAACTTGTAACATTTAGGTGTTCagcaaaagtaactaaaaagacAACCATTTTGAGAACGTTGGAGACATTAAAAACAGTCCCTGTTCCTGAGAAATAGGAGAGAAaacagttggttttttttttaaagcagtgtaaTTTTAACAACTAAGTACcccttttttaaagggggggggggttggaactGCAAATGTAATGAATTACTTTTACAAAATAATATCCCAAGATTTAGGCAGCATGATACTAAAGGTATCATAGATGATGGTATGGAGGGGAGCATGTTCCACTTGGTAGGTAAGAAAACTGACTCACTTCACTGGCACTGTCAAATAGAGAtacagttgccccccccccccccacatttgtggctttgacttttgtggatttgattatttgtgattttgattaatatattctctctaggaagctctatgtcttccagcgcaactctgccagaagagttttgctggaaaacctagaagttcttagagaaaatgcttctctgggcatttgtaggtcctccagcatgattctgtgatcaacgtcTGACATATGTTGACCATAGCAttagaggacctggagatccacagagaggtgttctttcaagGAAAAAAcaatagtgggttttttaattgcagttttcTCACATTCATGGAgctccttcacccctaacccgagtgaatgtggagggaccactgtacataaaATGTTTTTGCAGCCACTACCATCCCTGTTTTCTGTTGCCACTGTCAGTGGTAACCATCCTCCCAAACTTTGGTGCAGCCCTCAAACCCCTCTCTTCTTtggcttctttttccttccagaaAGGAATGAGAAGCTCTAACCTGCCAGTCTGCAGAGCTCTATGGTGAAGAAAGATACAGTGTCACTTCTCTAAAGGGAACCACCTCATTGAACCATAGGAAGCCACCATCATTGCCCCCATGTTTTGGCAGTAACTGATGGAGGGTGGTGAGAATGTCAAAAGTGGCCATTGAACTTAGTGTGGTGGCAGCTGGATTTAAATGGTAGTAGTGTACTCTTGACTTAGTGTTTTGAaggttggactgcaattctggagactagggttcaattcctagcttggtcatgaaacccacaggatgactttgggcaagtcacatgttttcaacctcagggaaaggcaatggcaaacttctcctgaacaaaccttgccaagaaaaccccatgataggttcaccttggggtcaccataagtcagaaatgacttgaaggcacatcataacaacaacaacaacaaccaccaccacaacaacaacaacatatactcTCAATGAGTTTGGGGACCCAGCATGGCTTTCTGAACCCAGAAAATAGTTGCCACTGTTGTAAGGTGTGTGCTACCATAGATATGTTCCAAAGTGTGTTTCTTCCAAAATACTGCTTTTACTCATAAATAATTGTATGCAAATTTAATCAATAGATCAAGTGATTAAAATAAGTATGATTAATTGATTATTATGGTGTTCTCAGCTGGGTTGTAGTCCTATTGTTAACATAAATAGCACACCAGTGGTTAAGTCTTTTGTGAAAGAGCTTGAGGATTCATGTGCTGGCTTTTCACAGCCTTTGACGATGCTTAATTCAGTATGGAATATGAATGTTAGGCACCTCCTgtgctgtaattaaaaaaaaaaaatcacagtccTTTCTAGAGGGGTGTGTAATTCACCACAAGGAGCTTCAAGGGCTCATTTAGAATACCCCCATGTAAATAAGCACATTTCCATGATACTTTAGGTATAATTTTAGGGTCTCCTATGGCTGTAGTCACTAACCTAAAGGATGATGATGGTTATCATGATGCTCCTACCATCTTACCACACATACATTTATTAGAAAGGTCTGAGAATGTATATTTTGTTTATGTTCTTTCAGGTAttagatttaaaaacattttatggaTTACTTAGAGGCAGAATGAGAACAGAAAAGGCTGGGTAGAAATTGTTAGATATCAGAAGGTACTAGGCATTTCAGAAACAAAGTGAAATTCATATCCTATCACTATTGGATATTGTGGTGGGCAGATGCAACATTCCAGATGTTGTCTTGGTTGTGTTGGCTAAGGCTGATAGGAAAAGtactccaaaatatttggagagcAGCACTTTCCCATGCTGTTCATGATGCTTTTATACAGTAATAGAAGACCAACCACAGTGAAAGATGCTTGCCACAAGGATTTGCCATCATGGAAATGGGAATGGCAACCCTCCTGCACCAGTGCTCTCTGCTTGTGCAGCGTGATCTTTGGATCCAATCTTGTGTCATTTGGTGTAATCCTAAAAGTACAACATACATGAAATTTAACCTCACTACCACCTCAAGGACATCCCTGCAATGGTTTTCAACCTTGGGGCCCCAGATACTGTTGGATTCCGATTTGCCTCCTCTCTAGCTAGTATGAACAGTGGTTGGGGATGATGCAGCCTTTGCTTCAGCAACATCACAGTCTGTCTGAGGTGGTGAGAAAGCTCCCAAGCATCGTAGGTTTCTCAGGGTAAGCACCAGTACTTTAAATTAGGCTGGGATGTGAGTAGATGTGCTATTGATTGATgatatgtttttctttgcttctagGTGTCTCAAAGCATGCTAGAATGGAAGGAGAGATACATTTTTTGGTAGACACTGGGCGAGAAATAACAGCAGAAAGGGGGGATTCCAGATCCAATGCTGGCCAGACAGAAGCCCTTGGTGGATTTAATAATTCTTGTCCAAAAGGTGACAGAGGTGATACTGGGAACCCTGGTCCCATGGGCCTTCCAGGACCAAAGGGAGACAAAGGAGACTATGGAGAATCAGGTCCAAAAGGTGAAAATGGACTGAAAGGAGATtctggagagaaaggagaaagaggcctACCTGGTAAGAAGGGGGACAAAGGCCTGTTAGGAATCCAAGGAGCTCCTGGTATAAAAGGTGATCAAGGGACCCAGGGAAGAGTGGGACCTCCTGGCCAGCAGGGGCCGATAGGATTCCCAGGCCAAAAAGGACAAAAGGGGCAAAAGGGAGATTGCAGAGCTGTTGAACCcacagccttttcagtggctcttCAGAAAAGGAGAAGCTTCCCATTGCCAGGATCCCCAGTGACATTTGAGAATGTTTTTTTGAATGAAAATGAAGCCTACCATGATGAAACAGGCATATTCACTGCCAATGCTGGAGGTGTCTATTTTTTCAGCTATCACCTGAGTGTTTCCAGGAAGTCACTGCGGGCTGGACTTTTCCACAATGGCCAAAGAATTCTGCAGATGTCGAGTGTAAGGCAGCCGCCTCAGAATGTTGGTCAGGTTTCTGGCTCAGTGTTGGTTCACCTTTCTGAAGATGATGAAATCTGGCTTGAGATTTTGAATGGCTCTCAGAATGGCCTGGTGGCAGATGAAACCACAGATTCTGTGTTTTCGGGGTTTTTGTTATACCCTGActaataacacaaaaataaaataaaataataattaatagtaatagtaataaaaggcctaaatccaattgctagttcaactagagtagatgtattgaatcaatgaaattcacataagttttattttattattcagcaattaattcaatTTAGAATTAAAGGCCGGAATCATGTATGAGAGTTATGTCTTTGTATGTGGACTTGCATATGCAAGAAGTAGAAAGGGCTAGTTTCATCATTTTTGCATTCAGTAGAGTGCTGCTATTACGTTACTATGTAGCAGAGATGGCAAAGTGACCATTGTGCATTGGGATTGATGCACATTGGTCTTGTTGTGTCACAATCAC from Sceloporus undulatus isolate JIND9_A2432 ecotype Alabama chromosome 3, SceUnd_v1.1, whole genome shotgun sequence encodes the following:
- the LOC121924822 gene encoding complement C1q and tumor necrosis factor-related protein 9-like, producing MPSLLLIHALLSSIIWGPVRMTAIFSFAPDQLFTVESLSGATETVDPEQASTVPPDQAPKTNEIDPVTDGGSQASSQIVVTSPATFYFNAADGVENKNLPEATATTTIASKQQITSELFITATPVPMYSGIGSSGDENSSSSFTQFADANKSLAIDDRVAPAISNAPKENNTDTERHHFCKIPGAEGQKRDQGEKKNAGVSKHARMEGEIHFLVDTGREITAERGDSRSNAGQTEALGGFNNSCPKGDRGDTGNPGPMGLPGPKGDKGDYGESGPKGENGLKGDSGEKGERGLPGKKGDKGLLGIQGAPGIKGDQGTQGRVGPPGQQGPIGFPGQKGQKGQKGDCRAVEPTAFSVALQKRRSFPLPGSPVTFENVFLNENEAYHDETGIFTANAGGVYFFSYHLSVSRKSLRAGLFHNGQRILQMSSVRQPPQNVGQVSGSVLVHLSEDDEIWLEILNGSQNGLVADETTDSVFSGFLLYPD